In the Acidimicrobiales bacterium genome, GCCGCTCGCCTGGATCGCCGGCCGGCGCCTGGGTGGCCCGACCGCCGCCCGCTGGGCGCTGGTGGTGGTGGCGCTGTCGCCCTACTGCGTGCGCTACTCCAGCGAGACGCGCATGTACGCGCTGGTCATGCTGCTGGTCCTGGCCGGCTACCTGGTGCTGTCCGACGCCCTGCGCGCCCCGACCCTGCTGCGCCTGGGTGGGCTGGCCGTGCTGTCGGGGCTGCTGCTGCTGAGCCACTACTGGTCGATGTGGCTGCTGGGCTCCGTGGGGCTCCTGCTGCTGCTGCGCTGGTGGCGGGGCCCGGCCGACGAGCGACCCGCCACCGTGCGGGTGATCGTGGCGATCGCCGCGGGCGGCCTGCTGTTCCTGCCCTGGCTGCCCAGCTTCCTCTACCAGGCCGAGCACACCGGCACGCCGTGGGCCGGCCCGATGCGGCCGCCGTCGATCCCGGCGGTGATGCTGATGGACCTCGGCGGCGGCGTGAACCTCTACGAGGCCATGCTCTACGGCTTCGTGCTGCTGCTGGGGTGCCTGCTGGCGCTGTTCGTGGTGCAGGCCCGGGGCCACGAGGTGGTGCTCGACCTGCGCACGACACCGCTGGTCCGCCCGCTGCTGGCGGTCACCGTGTTGACGCTGGCGGTCGGGGCGATCACGGCCTACCCCACGGGGGCGACGTTCCAGAGCCGCTACGCCGCCGTCGTCGTGCCGTTCGTGCTGGTGGCCACCGCCGTGGGCCTGACGCTGCTCCCGGGCGTCGCCCGCATGGCGCTGGGCGTGACGCTGGTAGGGCTGTCGGGCCTGGGCATCGCCTGGAACAACTACTTCGAGCGGACCCAGGCGCCCGAGCTGACCGCGCAGATCGAGGCGCACTCCGGGCCCGGCGACGTGGTGGTGTTCTGCCCCGACCAGCTCGGCCCCGGCTTCTCCCGTGACCTGCCCGACGGTCTGCAGATGGTCAGCTACCCGAGCCTCGACGACCCCTCCCGCGTCGACTGGGTCGACTACGCCGAACGGCAGGCGGCGGCCGACCCGGTCCGGATCGCCGACGAGGTCCGGGACCTGGCGGCGGGCAACGACGTGTTCCTGGTGTGGGTCGACGGCTACGAGACGTTCGGCGACCAGTGCCAGGACCTGCGCGGGGAGCTCGCGGAGACGGGGTTCGCCGAGGACCTGGTGATCTCCAACACCGAGCGCTACTTCGAGCCGGCGTACCTCACCCGGATCAGCCCGACGCCCTGAGTCCCGGCGCTCGGGGGCTCGGGGGCTCAGTCGTCCTTGGTGGCGACCGCGTTGGGGGTGACGTTCATCTTCGGCTCGTAGGCGGCGACCTCGACGTCGCGGGCCTCGCCGGAGTGGGCGGCGCGCAGCGCGGTGCGGCACACGGAGCAGGGCCCGTAGAAGCGTTCGCTGACCTCGTGCCCGCAGCGGGGACAGGTCAGCGTGGTCGGTTCCAGGTCGTCGGTCACGAGGTTCGCCACCCCCTGAGCATCGCGCACGGCTGTGGACAACTCGCGCAATTCACAGGGTTACCCTGCTCGTTGCGCACAAGGCAGTCGTCGTACCGTGCGGGTATGCCGACGTTCGAGGTGATGATGCAGGATCGATCGCTCGAGCTGGTGGACGGCGCCGACGCCTACCAGCAGGAGGGGCCGATGACCACGTTCTTCCGTAGGGGAGACGGCCGTGACGTGATCGACTCGTGGAGCACGCGGGTGGCCAGCTTCCGCACGGCCGACCTGATGGTGGTCCGCCGCTGCGACCGGGTGGTCGTGGAGTCCGGCACCGCCACGCTGCGGGCCGTCAACGCCTGAGGCCGACGATCAGCCCAGCGCCGGAGCGGGAGATGACGCCGGGGCCGCCCGGGTGAAGTCCGGCGTGTGGCGGTTCCACGTGGGCAGCGCCCGCACGACCGGCGCTCGGCCGGTGACGGTGATGCTGCCGGAGCGCAGGGCGTCGGCCCACGGCAGGTCGCCGCGGTGCCAGCGGGCGAACGGGTCCGACCGGGCGACCACGTCGGCGTCGAGCTCGCCGCCCGGGTCGGAGTAGCAGAGCTCGCCCTCGCCCTGTTCGACCAGCAGCCAGTAGCGGCGGTTCGACGGCGGCTCCTCCGGGAACGTGAACCGCACCACCACCCGTCCCGGCGGCAGCCGCTCGTGGTCGAGCTGGAGCCGGCACCAGGCCCACAGGGCGAAGCCGGGATCGGAGTGCTCGGAGGTGGCCTCCAACCAGCGGATGCCCCACTGGGCCAGGGCGTCGACCACGCCGGCCAGGTCGCGCCCGGCGGCGGTGAGCGTGTAGAGCGACCCGTGCCCGGTCGGCTTGGGCGTCACCTCCACGATGCCGGCCCGCTGCAGCTCGCCGAGCCGCTTGATCAGCATCGACCGGGACATCGTCGGCACGCCCTGGGCGATGGCGGAGAACGTGGTGGCGCCCCACAGCAGGTTCCGCACGACGAGTGGCGTCCAGCGCTCGGCCACGATCTCGGAGGCCCGGGCGATGGGGCAGTACTGGCGGTAGGTGCGCACCGGACGAGGGTCGCAGGCCCGGGGTCGGGCGTCGAGTGCTGTTTTCGCGCTGGTCGGCCCTGGTGGGCAGGGGGAGGCT is a window encoding:
- a CDS encoding glycosyltransferase family 39 protein, with product MRTLVATEPDEGDADAGDNPPEPPPAPSLPPWITTSVLVGITALGIVLRFVSTSKLWLDEALSANISHLPVGDLLEALKHDGHPPLYYLLLHYWMELFGEGDVAVRALSGVIGVATLPLAWIAGRRLGGPTAARWALVVVALSPYCVRYSSETRMYALVMLLVLAGYLVLSDALRAPTLLRLGGLAVLSGLLLLSHYWSMWLLGSVGLLLLLRWWRGPADERPATVRVIVAIAAGGLLFLPWLPSFLYQAEHTGTPWAGPMRPPSIPAVMLMDLGGGVNLYEAMLYGFVLLLGCLLALFVVQARGHEVVLDLRTTPLVRPLLAVTVLTLAVGAITAYPTGATFQSRYAAVVVPFVLVATAVGLTLLPGVARMALGVTLVGLSGLGIAWNNYFERTQAPELTAQIEAHSGPGDVVVFCPDQLGPGFSRDLPDGLQMVSYPSLDDPSRVDWVDYAERQAAADPVRIADEVRDLAAGNDVFLVWVDGYETFGDQCQDLRGELAETGFAEDLVISNTERYFEPAYLTRISPTP
- a CDS encoding helix-turn-helix domain-containing protein; the protein is MRTYRQYCPIARASEIVAERWTPLVVRNLLWGATTFSAIAQGVPTMSRSMLIKRLGELQRAGIVEVTPKPTGHGSLYTLTAAGRDLAGVVDALAQWGIRWLEATSEHSDPGFALWAWCRLQLDHERLPPGRVVVRFTFPEEPPSNRRYWLLVEQGEGELCYSDPGGELDADVVARSDPFARWHRGDLPWADALRSGSITVTGRAPVVRALPTWNRHTPDFTRAAPASSPAPALG